Proteins found in one Quercus robur chromosome 2, dhQueRobu3.1, whole genome shotgun sequence genomic segment:
- the LOC126714645 gene encoding probable adenylate kinase 7, mitochondrial, whose product MSVLSQLRSLAPRRIGLLSTRAYGSAAQLQYDYSEEEDSEDEGAPRQLGMAESEGWGWVPERGVQWVLMGDRGIKRHVYGERLSKLLEVPHISMGTLVRQELHPRSSLYKQIANAVNEGKLVPEEIIFALLSKRLEEGYCRGETGFILDGIPRTRMQAEILDQIADIDLVVNFKCTEDSLLKKNLRAGNFSHHRDHLSMSNYPGCNLNLQSQDKQLDSSSADSGATWKEKFHLYSEESKPLEDYYRKQKKLLDFHVAAAPGETWQGLLAALQLQHINAVSSSPKLTA is encoded by the exons ATGTCCGTTCTCAGCCAGCTGCGCTCCCTCGCGCCGCGGCGCATCGGGCTCCTCTCGACCCGAGCCTACGGATCGGCGGCTCAGCTCCAGTACGACTACAGCGAAGAGGAGGACTCCGAGGACGAGGGAGCGCCACGTCAACTTGGGATGGCTGAGTCCGAAGGTTGGGGGTGGGTCCCAGAGAGAGGGGTGCAGTGGGTCCTCATGGGAGACCGTGGAATCAAGCGACACGTGTACGGCGAGAGGCTCTCGAAGCTTCTCGAAGTTCCTCACATTTCCATGGGCACCTTGGTCCGCCAAGAGCTCCACCCTCGCTCTTCTCTCTACAAACAG ATTGCAAATGCAGTGAATGAAGGGAAGCTTGTTCCGGAGGAGATAATTTTTGCCCTGTTGTCGAAAAGGCTCGAAGAAGGTTACTGCAGAGGCGAAACGGGGTTCATTTTGGATGGGATTCCTCGAACAAGGATGCAAGCT gAGATTCTTGACCAAATCGCTGATATCGATTTAGTGGTGAATTTCAAATGCACAGAAGACAGCttgttgaaaaaaaatctaCGAGCTGGAAACTTTTCTCATCATCGTGATCATCTAAGCATGAGCAATTATCCTGGGTGTAATCTAAATCTGCAGTCACAGGACAAACAATTAGATTCCTCTTCTGCTGATTCAGGAGCTACCTGGAAGGAAAAGTTCCATCTATATTCAGAGGAG AGCAAGCCATTGGAAGATTACTATAGGAAGCAGAAGAAACTTCTTGATTTTCATGTGGCAGCTGCACCTGGAGAAACCTGGCAAGGGCTGTTGGCTGCATTACAGCTCCAGCATATCAATGCTGTTAGTTCTTCACCAAAGTTGACCGCTTGA